From a region of the Paraburkholderia caribensis genome:
- a CDS encoding (2Fe-2S)-binding protein — translation MSTTLILNGKSTTLDADPNMPLLWAIREVAGLHGTKFGCGMAQCGACTVHLEGQPIRSCITPLAAVEGRHITTIEGLQGKPAKAVQAAWVKLQVPQCGYCQSGQIMSAAALLAQNAKPSDADIDAAMSGNICRCATYTRIRAAIHDAADSMGA, via the coding sequence ATGTCCACCACTTTGATTCTCAACGGCAAGTCCACGACGCTGGATGCCGATCCCAACATGCCGCTGCTCTGGGCCATCCGCGAGGTCGCCGGTCTGCATGGAACGAAGTTCGGCTGCGGCATGGCGCAATGCGGCGCGTGCACCGTTCATCTCGAAGGCCAGCCCATCCGCTCCTGCATCACGCCCCTCGCGGCTGTCGAAGGCCGTCACATCACGACGATCGAAGGCTTGCAGGGCAAGCCGGCCAAGGCCGTGCAGGCCGCCTGGGTAAAGCTGCAAGTGCCGCAGTGCGGCTACTGTCAGTCCGGGCAGATCATGTCGGCCGCCGCGCTGCTCGCGCAAAACGCCAAGCCGTCCGACGCCGATATCGACGCGGCGATGAGCGGCAACATCTGCCGCTGTGCGACCTACACGCGCATTCGCGCGGCGATTCACGACGCCGCCGATTCGATGGGAGCGTAA
- a CDS encoding xanthine dehydrogenase family protein molybdopterin-binding subunit produces MTTDIVDVQRPSRRTFLKGAGTAAALALTIGFEWAGTSRRAIAAQPPGAAFAPNAFLRVGADDSVTVIAKHVEMGQGAYTGIATIVAEELDADWSRVRVESAPADAKRYANLAFGTIQGTGGSSAMANSWTQLREAGATARVMLVTAAAQQWKVPASELRTERGVVYHDASGKHATYGSLSSAAAALPVPENVALKDPKNFRLIGSQAPRVDVPPKTDGTAQFTLDVTLPGMLVAVMQRPPLFGATVRSFDASAAKAVPGVVNVVQVPRGVAVVAKSFWAAKQGRDALKVEWDETHAEKRSSADIMAEYRKAAEQPGLPARTEGDASKAIQGAARKLSASYEFPYLAHAPMEPLDAVIKLTANSCEIWAGDQFQTIDQANAARVAGLQPQQVSIHTLYAGGSFGRRANPGSDYIVEAVSIAKALGANGTPVKLQWTREDDIHGGLYRPMYFHKLEAGLTRDGKLVGWQHRIVGQSIVAGTPFAGLIKNGIDGTSVEGAANIAYAIPNISVQLSTMQTGVPVLWWRVVGSSHTAFAVEAFIDEAAHAAGKDPYTFRRDLLEHEPRMRAVLDLAAQKAGWSSAPLPPGKGRGIAVAEAFKTLVAQVAEVSVDKDGKVKVDRVVCAVDCGTAINPDVIAAQIEGGIGFGLGAALYGAITLKDGRVEQNNFDGYRVLRIDAMPKVEVHIVASTQAPTGIGEPGVAPVGPAVANAIFAATGKRVYAMPFSTENLA; encoded by the coding sequence ATGACGACCGATATCGTTGACGTTCAGCGCCCGTCGCGGCGCACCTTCCTGAAAGGCGCGGGGACGGCGGCGGCCCTCGCGCTCACCATCGGCTTCGAATGGGCGGGCACGTCGCGGCGCGCCATCGCCGCCCAGCCGCCTGGCGCCGCCTTCGCGCCGAACGCGTTCCTGCGCGTCGGCGCCGACGACAGCGTGACCGTAATCGCGAAGCATGTCGAAATGGGCCAGGGCGCGTACACGGGCATCGCGACGATCGTCGCGGAAGAGCTCGACGCGGACTGGTCGCGCGTGCGCGTCGAAAGCGCACCCGCCGATGCGAAGCGCTACGCGAATCTCGCGTTCGGCACGATCCAGGGCACGGGCGGCAGCTCGGCGATGGCCAACTCGTGGACGCAGTTGCGCGAAGCGGGCGCGACCGCGCGCGTGATGCTGGTCACGGCGGCCGCGCAGCAGTGGAAAGTGCCCGCATCGGAACTACGCACGGAGCGCGGCGTCGTTTATCACGACGCGAGCGGCAAGCATGCGACGTACGGTTCGCTGTCATCGGCGGCTGCCGCATTGCCCGTGCCGGAAAACGTGGCGCTGAAGGACCCGAAGAACTTCAGGCTGATCGGCAGCCAGGCACCGCGTGTCGACGTGCCGCCCAAAACCGACGGCACCGCTCAGTTCACGCTCGACGTGACGCTGCCCGGCATGCTCGTCGCCGTGATGCAGCGTCCGCCGCTGTTCGGCGCGACGGTGCGCTCGTTCGACGCATCGGCGGCGAAGGCCGTGCCGGGCGTCGTCAACGTAGTGCAGGTGCCGCGCGGCGTCGCTGTCGTGGCAAAGAGCTTCTGGGCCGCGAAGCAGGGCCGCGACGCGCTGAAAGTGGAATGGGACGAGACGCACGCGGAAAAGCGCAGCTCGGCGGACATCATGGCCGAGTACCGCAAGGCCGCCGAGCAGCCCGGCCTGCCCGCGCGCACCGAAGGCGATGCGTCGAAGGCGATCCAGGGCGCGGCGCGCAAGCTGTCCGCGAGCTACGAGTTTCCGTACCTCGCACATGCGCCGATGGAGCCGCTCGACGCCGTCATCAAGCTGACGGCCAACAGTTGCGAAATCTGGGCGGGCGATCAGTTCCAGACCATCGATCAGGCCAATGCCGCGCGCGTCGCGGGCCTGCAGCCGCAGCAGGTCAGCATCCACACGCTGTATGCGGGCGGCAGCTTCGGCCGGCGCGCGAATCCCGGCTCGGACTATATCGTCGAAGCCGTGTCGATCGCGAAGGCGCTCGGCGCGAACGGCACGCCCGTCAAGCTGCAATGGACGCGCGAGGACGACATCCACGGCGGCCTCTACCGCCCGATGTATTTCCACAAGCTCGAAGCGGGACTGACGCGCGACGGCAAGCTGGTCGGCTGGCAGCATCGGATCGTCGGGCAGTCGATCGTCGCGGGCACGCCGTTCGCCGGGCTGATCAAGAACGGGATCGACGGGACCTCGGTGGAAGGCGCCGCGAACATTGCGTACGCCATCCCGAACATCTCGGTCCAACTGTCGACGATGCAGACGGGCGTGCCCGTGCTGTGGTGGCGGGTGGTCGGCAGCTCGCACACGGCGTTCGCGGTCGAAGCGTTCATCGACGAAGCGGCGCACGCGGCGGGCAAAGACCCTTACACGTTCCGGCGCGATCTGCTCGAACACGAGCCGCGCATGCGGGCCGTGCTCGACCTCGCGGCGCAGAAAGCGGGCTGGAGCAGCGCGCCGCTGCCGCCCGGCAAGGGACGCGGCATTGCCGTCGCGGAAGCGTTCAAGACCTTGGTCGCGCAGGTCGCCGAGGTGTCCGTGGATAAAGACGGCAAGGTCAAGGTCGACCGTGTGGTGTGTGCGGTCGACTGCGGCACGGCGATCAACCCGGACGTGATCGCGGCGCAGATCGAAGGCGGTATCGGCTTCGGGCTGGGCGCAGCGCTGTATGGCGCGATCACGTTGAAGGACGGCCGCGTCGAGCAGAATAATTTCGACGGCTACCGCGTGCTGCGCATCGACGCGATGCCGAAGGTCGAAGTTCACATCGTCGCATCGACGCAGGCGCCGACGGGTATCGGCGAACCGGGTGTCGCGCCCGTGGGCCCCGCTGTCGCGAACGCCATTTTCGCGGCGACGGGCAAACGGGTCTATGCGATGCCGTTCTCGACGGAAAACCTTGCTTGA
- a CDS encoding DUF4148 domain-containing protein: protein MKALIQAVVVACALAAPALSFAQADQGQVTRAQVREDLQRVEQAGYRPVADDATYPADIQAAEAKASTGDQPMEHTAVGGVAPSGTMQMGSPRAATTDGNPQPVFFGN from the coding sequence ATGAAAGCACTGATTCAGGCCGTAGTCGTTGCGTGTGCGCTAGCTGCGCCGGCACTTTCCTTCGCTCAGGCCGACCAGGGCCAGGTCACGCGTGCCCAGGTGCGTGAAGACCTGCAACGCGTCGAACAGGCGGGCTACCGCCCGGTGGCCGACGACGCCACTTATCCCGCCGACATCCAGGCAGCCGAAGCGAAAGCCTCGACAGGCGATCAGCCGATGGAACACACGGCCGTGGGCGGCGTCGCGCCGAGCGGCACGATGCAGATGGGCTCGCCTAGAGCGGCGACAACGGACGGGAATCCGCAGCCGGTATTTTTCGGAAATTGA